One genomic segment of Desulfovibrio sp. UCD-KL4C includes these proteins:
- a CDS encoding dTDP-glucose 4,6-dehydratase produces the protein MRPQIKGSTILVTGGAGFIGSHLVDRLLDMKAKEVVIIDNLFLGNENNLEEAISHGSILYKDDAEFATSLEYIFERHDIDIVFNCATKALNYSFMNPSNSFETNTKVVLNLLELQRKNAFTTLCHFSTSEVYGTAIYEPMDEAHPRNPTTLYAAGKAAADLAVETYVRMYDLDSFIIRPFNNYGPRQNYKGELAGVIPITVFRVLNDLPLEIHGTGSQSRDFIYVHDTVDAIVNVFDKLPKGESVNISTHNQVSIKEVIETIAHEMNYKGEILKKTSRNSDVFCHNASNEKLEKMIEFRLTPFSEGLKKSIDWYIKAITK, from the coding sequence ATGCGTCCTCAAATTAAAGGGAGCACTATTTTGGTTACTGGCGGAGCTGGCTTTATAGGCAGCCACCTTGTTGACCGCTTACTTGATATGAAAGCTAAAGAGGTTGTTATAATTGACAACCTCTTTCTTGGAAATGAAAATAATTTAGAAGAAGCAATTTCGCATGGATCAATTCTTTATAAAGATGATGCAGAATTTGCGACTTCACTTGAATATATTTTTGAACGCCATGACATAGATATAGTTTTCAACTGTGCTACAAAGGCTCTCAATTATTCATTCATGAATCCATCAAATTCGTTTGAGACAAATACCAAAGTAGTTCTAAATTTGCTTGAACTTCAACGTAAAAATGCATTTACAACTCTTTGTCATTTCTCCACATCTGAAGTTTACGGTACTGCAATCTATGAGCCAATGGATGAAGCGCATCCACGTAATCCCACAACTTTGTATGCTGCAGGAAAAGCTGCTGCTGATTTAGCTGTTGAAACCTACGTTAGAATGTATGATCTCGACTCATTCATCATTCGCCCTTTTAATAATTACGGTCCGCGCCAAAATTACAAGGGAGAATTGGCCGGGGTTATCCCTATAACTGTTTTTCGAGTGCTAAACGATCTACCACTTGAGATTCACGGAACAGGCTCTCAGAGCCGCGATTTTATCTATGTACATGACACTGTCGATGCAATTGTTAATGTCTTTGATAAGCTCCCAAAAGGCGAGTCTGTAAATATTTCAACTCACAATCAGGTGAGCATTAAAGAAGTAATTGAGACAATAGCCCACGAAATGAATTACAAAGGTGAAATCCTTAAAAAAACTTCCAGAAATTCAGATGTTTTCTGCCATAATGCTAGTAATGAAAAGCTTGAAAAAATGATAGAGTTCAGGCTGACTCCATTTTCTGAAGGTCTAAAGAAAAGTATTGATTGGTATATTAAAGCTATTACTAAATAG
- a CDS encoding Gfo/Idh/MocA family oxidoreductase, with amino-acid sequence MKVAVIGTGSMGQNHVRLYSDIAGCELVGIADPNEEQTVRLCSLYGGRAYSDYKELIEKEKPDAVTIALPTKLHMQATMDCLDAGIHVLVEKPIAKTVEEAREMIIKANNVGKTLQVGHIERFNPAIQQLKQRLANGELGKIFTIHSRRQSPYPGRITDVGVASDLATHELDMMRYISQSEVSTMTAEVSKVMNTDNEDIVFGLLRFENSVLGILDVNWVTPTKVREIAITGENGMFTVDYLNQTLSFHSNYAAEVNENKSEWFFTKFGVAEGDFTSFRVLKKEPLRLEVEAFLECCKTGKTPLVTGEDGLESLALALKIVECGNNCKCKR; translated from the coding sequence ATGAAAGTAGCAGTAATTGGAACAGGATCTATGGGCCAAAATCATGTCCGTCTTTACTCAGATATAGCTGGGTGCGAACTAGTTGGCATAGCCGATCCAAACGAAGAGCAGACCGTGAGACTATGTTCGTTGTATGGCGGGAGAGCATATTCTGACTACAAGGAGCTTATAGAAAAAGAAAAACCAGATGCTGTGACCATTGCATTGCCGACAAAGCTCCATATGCAAGCGACAATGGACTGCCTTGATGCAGGAATACATGTTTTAGTAGAAAAACCCATTGCAAAAACAGTTGAAGAAGCTCGTGAGATGATTATAAAAGCCAACAATGTGGGAAAAACACTGCAAGTTGGTCATATAGAGCGATTTAACCCTGCAATTCAACAACTTAAGCAGAGACTTGCAAACGGTGAATTAGGTAAAATTTTTACTATCCATTCCCGTAGGCAGTCACCTTACCCCGGACGTATAACGGATGTAGGTGTCGCTAGTGATCTAGCAACACATGAACTAGATATGATGCGCTATATTTCACAGTCAGAAGTATCAACTATGACTGCTGAAGTTTCAAAAGTAATGAATACAGATAATGAAGACATTGTTTTCGGATTACTCCGATTTGAAAATAGTGTTCTTGGCATTCTTGATGTAAACTGGGTGACTCCAACTAAAGTACGTGAAATTGCAATTACTGGTGAAAATGGCATGTTCACTGTCGACTATCTTAATCAAACACTTTCTTTTCATTCAAATTATGCAGCTGAAGTTAATGAAAATAAAAGCGAATGGTTTTTCACTAAATTTGGCGTAGCGGAAGGTGATTTCACCAGTTTCAGAGTGCTTAAAAAAGAGCCACTACGTCTTGAAGTTGAAGCCTTTTTAGAATGCTGTAAGACTGGTAAAACTCCACTAGTGACAGGTGAAGACGGTCTAGAATCTCTTGCTCTCGCTCTTAAGATTGTTGAATGCGGTAACAATTGCAAATGTAAAAGGTAG
- a CDS encoding formyltransferase family protein has translation MKIVILNTIFSGIDVLNSVASAITVDTVIGLSPLTNTANISGFVDQKEICENKGINYVEISDYSLRDASDQQKILNIEIDILLVAGWQRLIPEWLISHCSICAVGSHGSPYGITEGRGRSPQNWALILGKTSFNLSIFKITPGIDDGATIKDCTFEISQFDTIASTHHKVSQLTAQMFIDSIEDNSIINSHFTEQTGIPKYLPMRKPEDGEIDWFQSSLTIHNFIRALTEPYPGAFSLLGNEKIFFLQAYPYFLDYFSNENPGSIIKTFANGDFLVKTGDSFMLVTKYLSSNNCNKLIEGQSFESCKSQEQYNRIISRHISKYPELPIVEDILELGNLK, from the coding sequence ATGAAAATTGTGATTTTAAATACCATTTTTTCTGGGATTGATGTTCTTAATTCAGTTGCATCGGCCATCACAGTTGATACTGTTATTGGCTTATCTCCTTTAACTAATACAGCTAATATCTCTGGATTCGTAGATCAGAAAGAAATCTGCGAAAATAAAGGAATTAACTATGTTGAAATCTCCGATTACTCGTTGAGAGATGCGTCAGATCAACAAAAAATACTGAATATTGAAATTGACATTTTACTAGTTGCAGGCTGGCAAAGATTAATACCGGAATGGCTCATTAGCCATTGCTCTATCTGTGCAGTAGGATCACATGGAAGCCCTTATGGAATCACCGAAGGTAGAGGGAGATCCCCTCAAAATTGGGCTTTGATTTTAGGAAAAACGTCATTTAACCTGTCTATATTTAAGATTACCCCAGGCATTGATGACGGTGCAACTATAAAAGATTGTACTTTCGAAATTAGCCAGTTTGATACAATCGCATCTACTCATCATAAAGTATCACAGTTAACGGCTCAGATGTTCATTGATTCTATTGAAGATAATTCTATTATAAATAGTCATTTTACTGAACAAACAGGGATTCCTAAATACCTTCCAATGCGCAAACCTGAAGATGGTGAAATTGACTGGTTTCAATCATCGTTAACCATTCATAATTTCATTAGAGCGTTAACGGAGCCATATCCCGGAGCTTTTTCTTTACTAGGAAATGAAAAAATATTTTTCTTGCAGGCTTACCCATATTTTCTTGATTATTTTTCTAACGAAAATCCAGGCTCAATCATCAAAACTTTTGCGAATGGAGATTTTCTGGTTAAAACTGGGGACAGTTTTATGCTTGTAACAAAGTATTTATCTTCAAATAATTGTAATAAATTAATTGAAGGTCAAAGTTTTGAATCATGTAAGTCTCAGGAACAATACAATCGAATTATTTCTAGACATATTTCTAAGTACCCAGAACTTCCTATTGTGGAAGATATTTTAGAACTTGGAAATTTGAAATAA